One window of Hoplias malabaricus isolate fHopMal1 chromosome 16, fHopMal1.hap1, whole genome shotgun sequence genomic DNA carries:
- the gpr137bb gene encoding G protein-coupled receptor 137Ba — protein MEGSSSSVEERRGEVSRSSGGNGSLSPPTLSPAVPPYVKLGLTVAYTAFYSLLFAFVYAQLWLVLRYRHKRFSYQTAFLFLCLLWAALRALLFSFYFRDCVTANALGPFSFWLLYCFPVCLQFFTLSLMNLYCAQVFFKAKSKYSPHLLKYKFPLYLLFVGVSLLFLLVNLACALLVKMTDTQVKTIVLVRVTINDSLFVLCAVSLSVCLYKVAKMSLASIYLESKGTSVCQVTLIGIMVILLYASRACYNLVVLALTDIETINSFDYDWYNVSDQADLRSSLGDAGYVVFGIILFVWELLPTSLVVFFFRVRKPAQDRSTSAIPSHVFSTKRYFFDNPRRYDSDDDLAWGSHPQSSSTSLTTDCYDWGRRSSSFLVNLGGENQRSSPVTPCLNR, from the exons ATGGAGGGCTCTTCTTCATCagtggaggagaggaggggtGAGGTGTCCAGGTCTTCGGGGGGTAACGGCTCCCTGTCTCCACCAACCCTGAGTCCAGCCGTACCTCCGTACGTGAAGCTGGGCTTGACCGTGGCCTACACGGCCTTCTACTCCCTCCTATTTGCCTTCGTGTACGCTCAGCTGTGGCTGGTGCTCCGCTACCGGCACAAGCGTTTCAGCTACCAGACGGCCTTCCTGTTCCTGTGCCTGCTGTGGGCTGCCCTCCGAGCTCTGCTCTTCTCCTTCTACTTTCGCGACTGTGTGACCGCCAACGCGCTCGGCCCGTTCTCCTTCTGGCTGCTCTACTGCTTCCCTGTCTGCCTGCAGTTCTTCACCCTCAGCCTCATGAACCTCTACTGCGCACAG gTTTTTTTCAAGGCCAAGTCCAAGTATTCTCCTCATCTGCTGAAATACAA gtttccTCTGTACCTGCTCTTCGTGGGAGTGAGTCTGTTGTTCCTGCTGGTGAATTTGGCCTGCGCTCTGCTGGTGAAAATGACAGACACTCAGGTGAAGACCATCGTCCTGGTGCGGGTCACCATTAACGACTCACTCTTCGTCCTGtgcgctgtctctctctccgtctgccTCTACAAAGTGGCCAAGATGTCGCTGGCCAGCATCTATCTGGAATCCAAG GGGACTTCAGTGTGTCAGGTGACTCTGATTGGGATCATGGTGATTCTTCTCTACGCCTCCAGAGCCTGCTACAACCTGGTGGTTCTGGCACTAACAGACATCGAGACCATTAACTCCTTCGACTATGACTGGTACAATGTATCTGACCAG GCCGACCTGAGGTCCAGTCTGGGAGATGCTGGTTATGTGGTGTTTGGGATAATTCTCTTCGTGTGGGAGCTTCTGCCCACGTCCCTGGTGGTCTTCTTCTTCAGAGTCCGCAAACCAGCACaggacagg AGCACCTCTGCCATCCCCAGTCACGTCTTCTCCACTAAGCGCTACTTCTTCGACAATCCCAGACGTTACGACAGTGATGACGACCTCGCCTGGGGCTCGCATCCTCAGAGCTCCTCTACAAG TTTGACCACAGACTGCTATGACTGGGGGAGACGGAGCAGCAGTTTTCTAGTGAACCTTGGAGGAGAGAATCAGCGCTCGTCCCCAGTGACCCCCTGCCTAAACCGCTAG